The region GTTTTTGACAGCAGGTTTCTTCCCGCTATATTTTTTGGTTACATTCTTAAATTCTAGCAATTCTTCAAACACCTCCGAATAAGTCTTGCCGAATAGTACTTTTACAGTATATATAAAAAAATCGAACTCGTAAACTTTTAAAAATACGTATAACATTTACTTTACAAACTTTATAAAGTGGATAACGTGAATATGCTCCCATTTGCTTAGAATTTCGACAGGATTTGTATTTTGAGGTGGTACATGCGGGCGACGTTGGCCAGACAGTCAGTTCTCTTGCCCCGCCACAAAATGGAAATAATTGCTGAATTGAAATCCATACAAAAAAGCAGATGCAAGAATCCGAGATCCTTGCATCTGCTTTTGGTGATAACCTATTTATTTGTGGTTGGGGCGGTGATTGTATCACGGCAGACACCGGGGTCATCGCTTCCAGACTATCAACAAACAAGCGAAAAAGGTGATTTTTCTTTTTTATGCATCAGCCGATGATATATCAGCGATTTCGCATGTTCTATCAGCGATTTACAGCATTCTATCAGCGGGTTCGGGCGTTCTATCAGCGGTTCTGCACGTTCTATCAGCGGGTTCAGCCATTCTATCAGCGATTTACTTTAAGGAAGTCCCGGGCCCCGGATGATTCCTGTCCCCCATCCCATTATTCCGTCAACAACGGATAATATCCTTCTTCGTTATGTGTTTCGCGACCAACTAGTGGCGGGTTGAATACGCAGACCATGCGCATTTGGGTTCTGGCGCGGACGATATGTTTGTCATTTTCATTTAAAGTATACATGGTTCCCGGTTTCAGTTGCCATACCTCCCCGGTTTCTACCTTCTCGATTTCACCTTCTCCTTCTATCAGATATACCGACTCAATATGGTTTTTGTACCAGAAGTAATTTTCCGTACCTGCTTTAATGACAGTATCATTAACACTGAAACCAACATTATCTTTTTTTAATAAAAACCGGCGACTCGTCCAATTCCCATCTGATGTTTCGTCTTCCGTTCCAATGATATCTTCCAGCGATTTTACGATCATAACTATTTCTCCTCTCCAATGGTTTACCTTCCATGTATATTACTGCAAAACCTGATTAATGCTTGCATCTAGAATGTTCATGCCTTTTTCCAGACCTGCTTCGTCAATAATTAGTGGCGGCAAAAATTTAATAACCTCATCAGTAGGTCCAGATGTTTCTATGATTAATCCACGTTCAAATGCTTCGGAACAAATTTTTGCGGTTAGGTCATCTGTGTTATCAATGGCGATCCCTTGCATTAAGCCTCGACCACGTGCTTCTCCGTTTAATTCAGGGTATTTTGGGATGATTCGGTTAATTCTATCATGCAAGAAGTCCGCTTTTTTCATAATTGCATCACTAAACTCAGCTGTCTCCCAGTAGGTTAGCGCTTCGGTAGCTGCAAGAAAAGCCAGATTATTGCCGCGGAATGTCCCATTATGCTCGCCTGGTCCCCATTGATCATATTCCGGTTTGATTAAGGTGATCGCCATGGGCAGTCCAATTCCGCCAATCGATTTAGACAGGCAAACAATGTCCGGATTAATTCCCGCTGGTTCAAAGCTGAAGAAAGTTCCCGTTCGCCCGCATCCAGCCTGGACATCATCGACAATGAGCAAAATATCCCAGCGCCGGCAAATATTTTCAACTTTTTTCAGCCATTCCATCCGAGCAGCATTCATGCCACCTTCTCCTTGAACAGTTTCCAAAATAATCGCTGCCGGTAGCGCTACACCACTGCCGCTATCTTCTAAAAATCGTTCCAGATATGCGATCGAATCCTGGTCCTCTACATATTCATCAAATGGCATCGATACCGAATGATGCAGTGGAATGCCCGCCCCATGACGCTTAAAGGAATTTCCAGTTACAGACAGCGAACCAATGGTCATCCCGTGAAAGGCATTGGTAAAACTAATGACCGTATCGCGCCCGGTTACTTTTCTGGCAATTTTCAAAGCACTTTCAACCGTATTGGTTCCGGTTGGTCCAGGAAACATCACCTGATAATCAAGTTCTCTTGGTTGCAGAATAATATCATTAAAGCGTTCTAAAAATTCTTGTCTAGGGGTTGTTCCCATATCGAGGCTATGAATAATTCCGTCTTTTCGAATATAATTAATCAACTTTTCTTGCATGGCATCATTATTATGGCCGTAATTTAACGCCCCTGCCCCAGCAAAAAAATCAATGTATTCTTTATCATCAATATCCCACAGCTTATACCCTTTGGCCTTCGTAAAAACAGTTGGCCAACTACGACTGTAGCTTCTTACCGTCGATTCCAATTCTTCAAACGTTTTCATTTTCGCATCGCTTAATACTGCTGTTGTCAATCAAATCATCCTTTTATCGGTTTATTTTTTCCTTTATCGGACCAATCTTGTATAACATTTCGTTTTCATGTCCTGTTCGCGGAAAATCAATGGATAGAAAATAATTAGATATAGAACATTTTGTATCAAGTTTTTTTGCCAGGCCTAAAAATAAGTGTTGTGACGGTATGTTTGATGGCGATACCGTTGCTTCTACATACGCAATGTCTCGGCAACAATCCCGTTCCAATAACTCCAATAACATCTTGGTTCCCAGTCCATTGCCGCGTTGGGATTCATCCACAGCAACTTGCCAGATAAAAAGACAATTCTCATTTTTCGGATTGATAAACCCGGAAATAAAGCCGACAATATCCCCATCTTTCTCTACCACAATCGATGTTTCAGAAAATATTTCACACCACATCAGGTAGCTGTAGGAAGAGTTCAGATCCAATACACCAGTATCGTTCACCAGTTCCCAAACGGCCGCTCCATCGTTTTTTTCAGGCCTGCGAAAATGAAATTCCTTTGTTGTTAACATTGGCTTCACTAATTCCTTCGTTACGCTATTACTAATGCTCCCACCTCCAGATTGATTTCAAAAAACAATTGCACGTTTAATAGCTTAAACGACCGCCAATATTTCGTCAAAACGCATTAAACGTGATATAGCTCGGTTAAACGTGATCAGTTGAAGTGAATCGTATTTATTCATCACACCTTATCAATAGCTGGCAAATGGTATGGAATAATCCGAATTTTGGAGACTTTGTCCAAACAAGAGGCTGATATGAACCTGTTTAAAAGACGCTAAAAATGATGTAAAACAACCCTCCACTTTACATCTATAGCGATTTTGCCATCATCTACAGCGTTTCTTAGCTTTTAAAAAATAACTGCGCCGCACATAAATTCATGTACGGCGCAGTTATTCGTTTGTTGTATTAAGAAAAAATCGCGTCTATTTTTTGAATATCTTCTGCAGATAAATGAACCTCTGCCGCCCGTTTATTGCTAGCCACTTGCTCCGGGCGTTTGGCGCCGGGAATAATCACGTCCAATGATGGCCTGCTGAAATACCACGCAAGAACAACATGGACAACATCTTCCCCGTAACGTGTAGCAATCTCACGCACTTGATCGACTTTTTCCAGGTTTTGTTTAAATGCTTCTCCCTGAAAACTAGGCTTCTGAGCCCGAAAATCCGAAAAAGTAGTCTGCAGATTATATTTTCCTGCCAAAAGACCTGATTCCAGCGGAAAATAAGGAATGAACGTAATCCGATTTTCAGCTGTATACGGAAAAATATCCTGTTCTGCCTTTCGATTGAGCAGGTTGTACTCTGATTGAATCACATCGACATAGCCATCCTTATTCGCTTCTTTCAGCTGGTCAAGCGAAAAATTGGATACGCCAATCGAGCGGATTTTTCCTGCATCTTTTAATTCTTTCAATGCGCCAACTGCTTCATCTTTTGGCGTTTTCTCATCTGGAAAATGAATGTAAAATAGGTCGATATAATCGGTTTGTAACCGGCGCAGACTATCATCTACTGCCTGTTTTAGAAATGCCGGTGAATTATCCATGACAACGTCCTCACCGACAAACTTATGTGCTCCTTTTGTTGCCAGTACTATGTCCTCACGCCGGTATTCTTTCATAACTTCACCAACTAATTCCTCCGAACGTTCGGGTCCATAAATGAACGCAGTATCCAGCATATTGATTCCATTATCGAGCGCAGTACGAACAACATTTTTCCCCTGCTCCTCATCAAGCATGTTCGGGTATATATTGTGTCCACCTACTGCGTTAGTACCTAAACCAACAGGAAAAACATTGATATCCGACTTTCCCAACTTTGTTTGATTTGCCATTGTAACCTTCTCCTTTCCCTAATTAAAACGCTCTCCCAAATAATGTATCACAAAAATTGTTGGATGAAACGTATTCAGATTTTCCCCTATTATTATGCCCGCCTATTACACTTTTTTCGGTTTAGCATAATTTATTAATGAATGAATGTAGAAAAGCGCAGGCGCCCGTTTAGCGGCGTATGTGCTGCGCCCGTGCAACACGGGTGGTTCGGTGTTGCTGCGCAAAGCAGCGGTTTTAACCGAACATTCCTACCGCAGGAGATAAAGGAAACCATGCCCCTTCATAGGGGGTATGCCGACGTTGGACGCAAAGTCCGTTCTTAGTCGGCCTTCCTTTGTCCCCCGAATCGATGTTGACTTATCGCACGGAGGTAAAGGAAGCACACTAGCCGCTGGGCGCTGGAGCTAAACAATGGAGTGAGGTGAATATATAATGGCGGACAACAAAAAAAATCAACCAAGACGATTTGATCATAACCATTTGCTGGACCAGATCGATTCCTTTTTTAATGAATCCTTTAACAACTTCCATCAATTAATAAACAAACGCTCAATTCGAGTCCATACACACGAAACAAAATCCAGTGTTGTAGTTGAAGCGGAATTGCCTGGTTATAAGCGGGATCAGATCCAACTTGAAATTATCGGCAATCAATTAAGAATCATTGCTGAAGACACTTCCAGTTTTGAAGGAAAAAATAAAAAAGGTGAAACGTTCCATAAAGAACAGTCCTATCAAACAGCGGAACGTCTCATCACATTGCCATTTACCATTTCCGAAAAAGACACCAGTGCCGTCTTGAAAAATGGGATCTTGAAAATTTCCATCCCGAAAAAGAATGAAAGCAGAAGGTTTATTGATATTTATGACAATTCCGATGAGTAATGCGCCCGACACCATGACACGGTAAAAGCCGGATCCCGCACGTTGGATCCGGCTTTTACGTTAGGTCAATAAAGTTTTCACTCATCAAGCTTTTTCGTCATTAATGTTGACGTATCGGTAAAACCAAATTTTTCATATAGCTTTTTGGCTGGATTTCC is a window of Lentibacillus daqui DNA encoding:
- a CDS encoding ectoine synthase; translated protein: MIVKSLEDIIGTEDETSDGNWTSRRFLLKKDNVGFSVNDTVIKAGTENYFWYKNHIESVYLIEGEGEIEKVETGEVWQLKPGTMYTLNENDKHIVRARTQMRMVCVFNPPLVGRETHNEEGYYPLLTE
- a CDS encoding aldo/keto reductase, whose product is MANQTKLGKSDINVFPVGLGTNAVGGHNIYPNMLDEEQGKNVVRTALDNGINMLDTAFIYGPERSEELVGEVMKEYRREDIVLATKGAHKFVGEDVVMDNSPAFLKQAVDDSLRRLQTDYIDLFYIHFPDEKTPKDEAVGALKELKDAGKIRSIGVSNFSLDQLKEANKDGYVDVIQSEYNLLNRKAEQDIFPYTAENRITFIPYFPLESGLLAGKYNLQTTFSDFRAQKPSFQGEAFKQNLEKVDQVREIATRYGEDVVHVVLAWYFSRPSLDVIIPGAKRPEQVASNKRAAEVHLSAEDIQKIDAIFS
- a CDS encoding Hsp20/alpha crystallin family protein, with amino-acid sequence MADNKKNQPRRFDHNHLLDQIDSFFNESFNNFHQLINKRSIRVHTHETKSSVVVEAELPGYKRDQIQLEIIGNQLRIIAEDTSSFEGKNKKGETFHKEQSYQTAERLITLPFTISEKDTSAVLKNGILKISIPKKNESRRFIDIYDNSDE
- the ectB gene encoding diaminobutyrate--2-oxoglutarate transaminase — translated: MKTFEELESTVRSYSRSWPTVFTKAKGYKLWDIDDKEYIDFFAGAGALNYGHNNDAMQEKLINYIRKDGIIHSLDMGTTPRQEFLERFNDIILQPRELDYQVMFPGPTGTNTVESALKIARKVTGRDTVISFTNAFHGMTIGSLSVTGNSFKRHGAGIPLHHSVSMPFDEYVEDQDSIAYLERFLEDSGSGVALPAAIILETVQGEGGMNAARMEWLKKVENICRRWDILLIVDDVQAGCGRTGTFFSFEPAGINPDIVCLSKSIGGIGLPMAITLIKPEYDQWGPGEHNGTFRGNNLAFLAATEALTYWETAEFSDAIMKKADFLHDRINRIIPKYPELNGEARGRGLMQGIAIDNTDDLTAKICSEAFERGLIIETSGPTDEVIKFLPPLIIDEAGLEKGMNILDASINQVLQ
- the ectA gene encoding diaminobutyrate acetyltransferase — encoded protein: MLTTKEFHFRRPEKNDGAAVWELVNDTGVLDLNSSYSYLMWCEIFSETSIVVEKDGDIVGFISGFINPKNENCLFIWQVAVDESQRGNGLGTKMLLELLERDCCRDIAYVEATVSPSNIPSQHLFLGLAKKLDTKCSISNYFLSIDFPRTGHENEMLYKIGPIKEKINR